One segment of Rhodopirellula baltica SH 1 DNA contains the following:
- a CDS encoding pyruvate carboxylase: MDALMTVADTDSANIRPIRKLLAANRSEIATRVFRSAHELGIRTVAIYSHEDRYALHRFKADEAYQIGTPGEPIRSYLNIDAIVGLCLKHHIDAVHPGYGFLSENPEFAKALTDAGILFVGPSEQSLRDLGDKTSARRLAEIAGVPVLGGTAQAVSSLKEATDAAEKLGYPIMLKAAKGGGGRGMRVVMEPSELASSLDSAQREAKTAFGSDEVFLERFVQRARHLEVQLLGDRHGNLVHLYERDCSVQRRHQKVVELAPAPNLSTEMRDAICDAALRIGRAVGKESGGYENAGTVEFLLDVDKDEFYFIEVNPRIQVEHTVTEEVTGIDIVRNQILVAQGHPLHSEEVGLPSQDVIRTMGFAMQCRITTEDPAAEFRPDYGRISHYRSAAGLGVRLDAGTAFSGAVVNPFYDSMLVKVTARAPTLAAAARRMDRCLHEFRIRGVKTNIPFLTRLVNHPTFLAGEATTRLIDTTPELFRLPRRRDRATKLLTFLGETIVNGNPLVTGRPPAVRREPAPVPEIPTAAKPPRGTADIFREEGVDGLVRWIRDQKGLLLTDTTMRDAHQSLLATRVRTDDMLRIAPAYAHLAPQLFSLEMWGGATFDTSMRFLKESPWQRLADLREAVPNILTQMLLRASNAVGYTNYPDNVVRLFVREAVQAGMDVFRVFDALNWEENMRVAMDAVIEEGGICEASICYTGDLQDPRRTKYDLKYYVDLAKKLQAGGAHMIAIKDMAGLLKPAAAVKLLRALRDEVDLPIHLHTHDTAGIQASTLMAAAGEGLQIADAALAPMSGGTSQVNLNTLVEALRFTDRESPLDSESLTQLATYWQAAREFYKPFESDVLPATGDLYDHEMPGGQYTNLFQQARALGLADQWAGVCRAYADVNRLFGDIVKVTPTSKAVGDMALFLVANEMSAEEVLTTNKALAFPASVLDLIGGRMGQPPGGFPEKVMRKILGDQAPVLERPGASMPPADLGAAKAKAAELTHEAPSDRDAVTYLLYPKVFEEYSQHRNTYGDVAALPTPNFFYGQEPGDEIAVDIEPGKRLIVKYLAVGQPYPDGTRTVFFELNGQPREVSVIDRSLEVDIKAAVKADPSDATHVAASMPGMVITVAAAEGEKVKAGQKLLVLEAMKMETTINAPADGVVTKIHTPPGTQVEAGDLLAVVE, translated from the coding sequence ATGGATGCCCTGATGACCGTCGCTGATACTGACTCCGCCAATATTCGCCCGATTCGAAAATTGCTGGCTGCCAACCGCAGCGAAATCGCCACCCGAGTGTTTCGGTCAGCACATGAATTAGGCATTCGCACGGTCGCAATCTATTCTCACGAAGACCGCTACGCACTGCACCGATTCAAAGCCGACGAGGCGTACCAAATCGGAACGCCCGGCGAGCCCATTCGTTCTTACCTCAACATCGACGCGATCGTCGGGTTGTGTCTCAAGCATCACATCGATGCAGTCCACCCGGGTTACGGTTTCTTGTCGGAGAACCCTGAGTTCGCCAAAGCGCTCACGGACGCGGGCATTTTGTTTGTCGGTCCCAGCGAACAAAGCTTGCGAGATTTGGGCGACAAAACCAGCGCCCGTCGCTTGGCCGAAATCGCAGGCGTGCCAGTACTCGGCGGAACCGCACAAGCCGTCTCGTCGCTGAAAGAAGCCACCGATGCGGCGGAAAAACTCGGCTACCCGATCATGCTCAAAGCGGCCAAAGGCGGTGGCGGTCGCGGCATGCGAGTCGTCATGGAACCGAGCGAATTGGCCAGCTCACTCGATTCCGCTCAGCGCGAAGCCAAAACAGCATTCGGAAGCGATGAAGTGTTCCTGGAACGTTTTGTCCAACGAGCCCGGCACTTGGAAGTCCAATTGCTCGGCGACCGCCATGGCAACTTGGTCCACTTGTATGAACGCGACTGCAGCGTTCAACGACGGCACCAGAAAGTTGTCGAACTTGCCCCCGCACCGAACCTTTCCACCGAAATGCGAGACGCGATTTGCGATGCGGCGTTGCGAATCGGACGCGCGGTCGGCAAAGAAAGTGGCGGCTACGAGAACGCGGGAACGGTTGAGTTCCTGCTCGACGTCGACAAAGACGAATTCTACTTCATCGAAGTCAATCCACGAATCCAAGTCGAGCACACCGTGACCGAAGAGGTCACTGGCATCGACATTGTCCGCAACCAAATCCTGGTCGCGCAAGGCCATCCTCTTCACAGCGAAGAAGTCGGCCTGCCATCGCAGGACGTTATCCGAACCATGGGATTCGCGATGCAGTGCCGGATCACGACGGAAGATCCCGCCGCCGAGTTCCGTCCCGACTATGGCCGCATCAGCCACTACCGAAGTGCGGCAGGTTTGGGCGTCCGTCTCGATGCGGGCACGGCATTCAGCGGAGCGGTCGTCAATCCCTTCTACGATTCCATGTTGGTGAAGGTCACCGCGAGAGCTCCCACCCTGGCCGCTGCCGCTCGCCGGATGGATCGGTGTCTGCACGAATTTCGAATTCGCGGCGTGAAGACGAACATTCCGTTTCTGACGCGGCTGGTCAATCATCCCACATTCTTGGCCGGCGAAGCCACGACGCGTTTGATCGACACAACCCCGGAACTGTTCCGTTTGCCACGCCGGCGTGACCGAGCCACCAAGCTGCTGACTTTCTTGGGCGAAACGATCGTCAACGGAAACCCGCTTGTCACGGGACGCCCGCCTGCCGTCCGCCGCGAACCGGCTCCCGTTCCTGAGATCCCAACCGCAGCCAAACCTCCTCGCGGAACCGCCGACATTTTCCGAGAAGAAGGTGTCGATGGTTTGGTGCGCTGGATTCGTGATCAGAAAGGCCTGCTGCTGACCGACACGACCATGCGCGACGCACATCAATCGCTGTTGGCCACTCGAGTTCGCACCGATGACATGCTCCGCATTGCGCCGGCTTACGCTCATCTGGCTCCGCAATTGTTCTCGCTTGAGATGTGGGGAGGGGCGACGTTTGACACATCCATGCGATTCCTCAAGGAATCACCGTGGCAACGTTTGGCTGACCTGCGAGAGGCAGTTCCCAACATCCTGACGCAAATGTTGCTGCGTGCCAGCAACGCGGTTGGCTACACCAATTATCCCGACAACGTCGTGCGACTGTTCGTTCGCGAAGCGGTCCAAGCCGGCATGGACGTGTTCCGTGTCTTCGACGCGTTGAACTGGGAAGAGAACATGCGTGTCGCGATGGATGCCGTGATCGAAGAAGGCGGCATCTGCGAAGCCTCGATCTGCTACACCGGCGATCTGCAAGACCCACGGCGGACCAAGTACGACTTGAAGTACTACGTCGATCTGGCAAAAAAACTGCAAGCCGGTGGCGCTCACATGATCGCGATCAAGGACATGGCTGGGCTGCTCAAACCCGCCGCGGCGGTGAAACTGCTGCGTGCCTTGCGTGACGAAGTCGACTTGCCAATCCACCTGCACACCCATGACACGGCGGGCATCCAAGCGTCCACATTGATGGCCGCCGCCGGGGAAGGCCTGCAGATCGCGGACGCGGCACTCGCACCAATGTCAGGTGGAACCAGCCAAGTGAACTTGAACACGCTGGTCGAAGCCCTTCGTTTCACCGATCGTGAATCTCCACTGGACAGCGAGTCGCTGACTCAGTTGGCGACCTACTGGCAAGCCGCTCGCGAGTTCTACAAGCCGTTTGAAAGCGATGTTCTGCCAGCCACGGGTGACTTGTACGATCACGAGATGCCTGGTGGCCAATACACCAACTTGTTTCAACAGGCCCGTGCTTTGGGTTTGGCCGACCAATGGGCCGGAGTTTGCCGCGCTTACGCGGATGTGAACCGATTGTTCGGCGACATCGTGAAGGTGACTCCCACCAGCAAAGCCGTCGGCGACATGGCGTTGTTCTTGGTTGCCAATGAGATGTCAGCGGAAGAGGTCCTGACAACCAACAAGGCTCTCGCGTTTCCCGCCAGCGTTTTGGACTTGATCGGCGGTCGCATGGGCCAACCACCGGGTGGCTTCCCCGAGAAAGTCATGCGGAAAATCCTCGGTGACCAGGCTCCTGTGCTGGAACGCCCTGGTGCATCGATGCCACCGGCAGACCTGGGGGCCGCCAAAGCGAAAGCAGCGGAACTCACCCATGAAGCCCCCAGCGATCGCGATGCGGTGACGTACTTGCTGTACCCCAAGGTGTTTGAGGAGTACTCGCAGCATCGCAACACCTACGGCGATGTGGCAGCCTTGCCGACGCCCAACTTTTTCTATGGGCAAGAACCAGGTGACGAAATCGCGGTCGACATCGAACCCGGCAAACGACTGATCGTCAAATACTTGGCGGTTGGGCAACCGTATCCCGATGGGACGCGGACCGTGTTCTTTGAACTCAATGGACAACCTCGAGAAGTGTCCGTCATCGACCGATCATTGGAAGTCGACATCAAAGCCGCGGTGAAAGCCGATCCGTCGGATGCCACTCACGTCGCCGCGTCGATGCCCGGGATGGTGATCACGGTGGCGGCCGCCGAAGGCGAAAAGGTGAAGGCCGGGCAAAAGCTATTGGTGCTGGAAGCGATGAAAATGGAAACCACCATCAACGCACCTGCCGATGGCGTCGTCACCAAAATCCATACACCTCCGGGGACCCAGGTTGAAGCAGGGGATCTGCTGGCGGTGGTGGAGTGA
- a CDS encoding MGH1-like glycoside hydrolase domain-containing protein yields MTTSEQQRLDEDERREKNWKRWGPYLSERQWGTVREDYSEGGNSWSDFPHEHARSRAYRWGEDGLLGFSDRQCRLCFSIALWNSNDTILKERLFGLTGPEGNHGEDVKELYYYLDSTPTHSYAKAMYRYPQQRYPYRDLVSINAQRGLNDREYELIDTGLLDENRFFDAKATYAKASDNDLLIDIAITNQGPDAHDITLLPTLWFRNTWVWGCLHEGCTAKPTIQAIDSHIVQTRHDTLEPFVCAFENQPDSELLFTENETNSEHLFGTENFSPYTKDAFHRYVIDDQTDAVNPKRHGTKVAALYRWNLAPGETRHVKVRLSVKEKVGEFHPDLGDDFDNVMNQRREEADEFYNAIIPSKATDEQRLVSRQAYAGLMWTKQFYHYIVADWLDGDRDVMTPPAARHNGRNKDWRHLYARDVLSMPDKWEYPWFAAWDLAFHMIPAARIDPAFAKKQLMVLLREWYMHPNGQLPAYEFYFDDVNPPVHAWACLRVFQMEAETGKRDYKFLSQAFQRLLVNFTWWVNQVDSNGDNVFAGGFLGLDNIGVFDRSKGLPEGAELEQADGTAWMAFYCGTMMSMALELARHDRSYSDMASKFLDHFIRIVDAMNGGESGGLWDEEDGFYYDQLQIDGETHPMRVKSLVGLLPLIAVEILDEDLLADLPGFRNRLEWFLNNRHDLVQHITFCQTTKRHHRMLISIPTQERLERVLEILLDESEFLSDFGIRSLSKKHESEPFRVTVRGKEHTVAYVPGESDSWMFGGNSNWRGPIWFPTSYLLIEALQRYHEFYGDDIQVECPTGSGVKMNLREVADELNRRMSNIFSTPAEGGSRPCLRGSGMKSDESLWQDQVLFYEYFHGDTGEGLGASHQTGWTALIATCIEHLHGRITEGVE; encoded by the coding sequence ATGACGACGTCCGAACAGCAACGACTCGACGAAGACGAACGCCGCGAAAAGAATTGGAAACGCTGGGGGCCGTACCTTTCCGAGCGTCAGTGGGGAACGGTTCGAGAGGACTACTCCGAGGGCGGAAACTCCTGGAGCGATTTCCCGCACGAGCACGCTCGCAGCCGCGCCTATCGCTGGGGCGAAGACGGTTTGCTCGGGTTCTCTGACCGCCAATGCCGGTTGTGCTTTTCGATTGCACTTTGGAATAGCAACGACACGATTTTGAAAGAACGCCTGTTTGGACTCACCGGTCCGGAAGGCAACCACGGCGAAGACGTCAAAGAACTCTACTACTACCTGGATTCAACGCCGACGCATTCTTACGCCAAGGCGATGTATCGCTACCCACAACAGCGATACCCGTACCGTGACTTGGTCAGCATCAATGCACAACGCGGACTGAACGATCGCGAATATGAACTGATCGACACAGGATTGCTGGACGAGAATCGCTTCTTCGACGCAAAGGCCACTTACGCGAAAGCGTCGGACAACGATTTGTTGATCGACATTGCGATCACCAACCAAGGCCCTGATGCTCACGACATCACGCTGCTGCCAACGCTGTGGTTCCGCAACACGTGGGTCTGGGGATGTTTGCACGAAGGCTGCACGGCAAAGCCCACCATTCAAGCGATTGATTCGCACATCGTTCAAACGCGACACGACACACTGGAACCGTTTGTTTGCGCGTTCGAGAATCAACCGGACAGCGAGCTGCTGTTCACGGAAAACGAAACCAATTCCGAACACCTCTTCGGCACCGAAAACTTCTCGCCGTACACAAAAGACGCCTTCCATCGGTACGTCATCGACGACCAAACCGACGCAGTGAACCCGAAGCGTCATGGAACCAAAGTCGCGGCCCTGTATCGTTGGAACTTGGCACCCGGCGAAACGCGACACGTCAAAGTTCGCTTGAGCGTGAAAGAGAAAGTCGGCGAGTTTCATCCGGATCTGGGTGATGACTTTGACAACGTTATGAATCAACGGCGTGAAGAAGCCGACGAGTTCTACAACGCCATCATTCCGTCGAAAGCAACCGACGAGCAGCGTCTTGTTTCCCGGCAAGCCTACGCGGGACTGATGTGGACGAAGCAGTTTTATCACTACATCGTCGCGGACTGGTTGGACGGCGATCGCGATGTGATGACGCCTCCCGCCGCACGTCACAATGGCCGCAACAAAGACTGGCGGCACCTCTACGCTCGCGACGTTTTGTCGATGCCGGACAAGTGGGAATACCCTTGGTTCGCGGCCTGGGATTTAGCATTTCACATGATCCCAGCGGCTCGCATCGACCCGGCTTTTGCAAAGAAGCAATTGATGGTGTTGTTGCGGGAATGGTACATGCATCCCAACGGTCAATTGCCGGCTTACGAGTTCTACTTCGATGACGTGAACCCGCCCGTTCATGCGTGGGCGTGTTTGCGTGTCTTCCAAATGGAAGCCGAAACAGGCAAACGCGATTACAAGTTTCTCTCGCAAGCGTTCCAGCGGTTGCTGGTGAACTTCACGTGGTGGGTGAACCAAGTCGACAGCAACGGCGACAACGTTTTCGCTGGCGGTTTTCTGGGCCTGGACAACATCGGTGTGTTCGACCGCAGCAAAGGTTTGCCCGAAGGAGCCGAACTGGAACAGGCCGACGGCACCGCTTGGATGGCGTTCTACTGCGGCACGATGATGTCGATGGCTCTCGAGCTCGCTCGCCACGATCGATCGTATTCCGACATGGCGTCGAAATTCCTGGATCACTTCATCCGTATTGTCGACGCCATGAACGGCGGTGAAAGTGGCGGGCTGTGGGACGAGGAAGATGGCTTCTACTACGACCAACTTCAAATCGACGGCGAAACCCATCCGATGCGGGTGAAATCGCTGGTCGGATTGTTGCCCCTGATCGCGGTCGAGATTCTAGACGAAGACCTGTTGGCGGACCTACCAGGGTTCCGCAATCGATTGGAATGGTTCCTGAACAACCGTCATGACTTGGTCCAGCACATCACGTTCTGCCAAACGACGAAACGCCATCACCGAATGTTGATTTCGATTCCGACGCAAGAACGTTTGGAACGCGTTTTGGAAATATTGCTCGATGAATCGGAGTTCTTATCAGACTTCGGAATTCGATCCCTTTCGAAAAAGCACGAAAGCGAACCGTTTCGCGTCACGGTTCGAGGCAAAGAACACACGGTCGCTTACGTGCCAGGCGAATCCGACAGTTGGATGTTTGGCGGCAACAGCAACTGGCGAGGCCCGATCTGGTTTCCGACCAGTTACTTGTTGATCGAAGCCTTGCAACGGTACCACGAGTTCTATGGCGACGACATCCAAGTCGAATGTCCGACGGGATCGGGCGTGAAGATGAATCTTCGCGAGGTGGCCGATGAATTGAATCGCCGAATGTCAAACATTTTCTCGACGCCCGCAGAAGGCGGCTCGCGGCCCTGTCTCCGTGGCAGCGGGATGAAGAGCGACGAATCGTTGTGGCAGGACCAGGTCTTGTTCTACGAGTACTTCCACGGCGACACCGGTGAAGGCTTGGGCGCAAGTCATCAAACGGGTTGGACTGCGTTGATTGCCACCTGCATCGAGCATCTGCACGGTCGCATCACCGAAGGCGTCGAGTAG
- a CDS encoding sulfatase, translated as MRPTNFAPRPNPQHSNRAKTAALNLRETPLSTLLWMLFATITFACLSITQANAQDDRPNVVLILVDDLGLHDIGIEGSKFHQTPHIDALAKRGMRFTAGYANCRVCSPSRASIQLGQFTARHGITDWIGAKTGMDFNRGDELLPAEYVHAMPAKDVTLPEALRESGYKTFFAGKWHLGGEGSMPTDHGFDINIGGHHRGSPPGGFFAPFKNPVMEDGPDGESLTRRLGKETASFIEGQDDQPYFAMLSFYAVHGPIQTTQELWQKYRESAPAPPADGNRFKIDRTLPVRQIQDNPVYAGMMETLDNAVGDVMAAIEASGKADNTLVIFTGDNGGVSSGDAYSTSNLPHRGGKGRQWEGGLREPYYVSMPAIVPENSTSDVPVIGSDLYPTILDVCNLPLRPQQHIDGRSLETVLAGGKDELLEQRSLIWHYPHYGNQGGEPSSVIRTGDYKLIHYHLDSHDELYHLPTDIGEQNDLASEQPERVAAMRKELLAYLKSVDAKFPQPDPRFDPEKAKQRWARTHGPNKERLEKREAAMLEPNWQPNKDWWGSTVD; from the coding sequence ATGCGACCTACCAATTTCGCTCCCCGACCAAATCCGCAACATTCCAATCGTGCGAAAACCGCCGCCCTCAACCTGCGAGAGACACCGTTGTCGACGTTGCTTTGGATGCTGTTTGCGACCATCACGTTTGCTTGCTTGTCTATTACGCAGGCCAATGCCCAGGACGATCGCCCCAACGTGGTGCTGATTTTGGTCGATGACTTGGGCCTGCATGACATTGGTATCGAGGGCAGCAAGTTCCATCAAACACCTCACATCGATGCACTCGCCAAACGCGGCATGCGGTTCACGGCAGGCTATGCCAACTGCCGCGTCTGCAGCCCCTCACGAGCCAGCATTCAACTGGGTCAGTTCACCGCTCGGCACGGAATCACGGACTGGATCGGTGCGAAGACCGGCATGGACTTCAACCGTGGTGATGAGCTGCTGCCGGCCGAGTACGTCCACGCGATGCCCGCGAAAGACGTGACCTTGCCGGAAGCTCTTCGCGAATCGGGCTACAAAACGTTCTTTGCCGGCAAGTGGCACCTGGGCGGCGAAGGCTCGATGCCGACCGATCACGGTTTTGACATCAACATCGGGGGTCACCACCGCGGCAGCCCTCCCGGAGGCTTCTTTGCGCCGTTCAAAAACCCAGTGATGGAAGACGGGCCCGATGGCGAATCGCTGACTCGCCGGTTGGGAAAAGAAACCGCTTCGTTCATCGAAGGACAAGACGACCAGCCTTACTTTGCGATGCTTTCGTTCTACGCCGTTCACGGGCCGATCCAAACCACGCAAGAACTTTGGCAGAAGTACCGAGAGTCAGCGCCGGCACCGCCCGCCGATGGCAATCGGTTCAAGATCGATCGCACGTTGCCGGTTCGACAGATCCAAGACAACCCGGTGTACGCCGGCATGATGGAAACGCTCGACAACGCGGTCGGCGACGTGATGGCTGCGATCGAAGCATCCGGCAAAGCTGACAACACGTTGGTCATCTTCACCGGCGACAACGGCGGTGTCTCCTCCGGCGACGCTTACTCGACCAGCAACTTGCCACACCGCGGCGGCAAAGGTCGACAATGGGAAGGCGGACTGCGTGAGCCCTACTACGTTTCGATGCCAGCGATCGTCCCGGAGAATTCCACCAGCGACGTGCCTGTGATTGGCTCGGATTTGTATCCCACGATTCTTGACGTTTGCAATTTGCCTCTGCGTCCGCAGCAACACATCGACGGCCGATCACTTGAGACGGTGTTGGCCGGCGGCAAAGACGAATTGCTGGAGCAACGTTCGCTGATCTGGCATTACCCGCACTACGGCAACCAAGGCGGGGAACCATCGTCGGTGATCCGAACCGGTGACTACAAGCTGATCCATTACCACTTGGATTCACACGACGAGCTGTACCATTTGCCCACCGACATCGGCGAACAAAATGACCTCGCGTCGGAGCAACCTGAACGAGTCGCAGCCATGCGAAAAGAGTTGCTGGCCTACCTGAAATCGGTCGACGCGAAGTTCCCACAACCCGACCCACGTTTCGATCCTGAAAAAGCCAAGCAACGTTGGGCTCGCACTCACGGTCCCAACAAAGAACGCCTGGAAAAACGCGAAGCAGCGATGCTGGAACCCAACTGGCAACCCAACAAGGACTGGTGGGGAAGCACGGTCGACTGA
- a CDS encoding IS4-like element ISRba1 family transposase yields the protein MNYTGPNHEADLQFDRSFELLQQLVNFEDANKLFEQQAHTVYTACVVLWMLVYQRLKPDASLENAVKHLLDTRPTYLPENKRLEDNTLSVATGGYSRARSRLPLEVVRWFAEEVSSGILSATEPAVDEQRVFLIDGTTLALAPEKELQQAFPPASNQLGEGVWPCVLLTVFHELASGAAMLPQVGPMYGPEAISETQLARQGFEQLPENSIIMSDAGFGIFGIAHGAIDAGHDILLRMKKVNFQSLQKDAELIEQSEHHKTYRHTWKPTKKNRQTQPDLPSDCQLDVYLHEVQATDTLTLYLVSTLAQDAFASASLFERRYDVEIDIRNFKVVMDAENIRAKSVDTFMKELYTSVVAYNLTSQLRIEAAAFEKVPPRRMSFKRTWTTFQTFLLRHMHTEPERWRMAYQTALSIARKDKLPIRSKRSYRREAYRKRPKNMQFEKRTKPPSKMRDSDLK from the coding sequence ATGAACTATACCGGTCCAAATCACGAAGCTGACCTCCAGTTCGACCGCTCTTTTGAGTTGTTGCAGCAGCTAGTCAACTTTGAAGATGCCAACAAGCTCTTCGAGCAACAAGCTCATACCGTCTATACGGCATGTGTTGTCCTGTGGATGCTCGTTTACCAGCGACTCAAGCCGGATGCCTCGCTTGAAAACGCAGTCAAGCATTTACTCGATACGCGACCGACTTATCTTCCCGAAAACAAACGCCTGGAAGACAACACGCTCTCGGTCGCAACGGGTGGCTACAGTCGTGCTAGATCTCGCTTACCGTTAGAAGTCGTTCGTTGGTTTGCCGAGGAAGTGAGCTCGGGGATCCTTTCTGCCACCGAGCCGGCGGTGGACGAACAACGCGTGTTCTTGATCGATGGAACCACGTTGGCACTGGCCCCGGAAAAAGAACTCCAGCAAGCGTTTCCACCGGCAAGCAATCAGCTCGGTGAAGGCGTGTGGCCTTGTGTGCTGTTGACGGTCTTTCACGAACTCGCCAGCGGTGCAGCGATGCTTCCACAAGTGGGACCGATGTACGGTCCTGAGGCGATCTCCGAAACGCAACTTGCTCGGCAGGGGTTTGAGCAGCTTCCGGAGAATTCGATCATCATGTCCGATGCAGGATTTGGGATCTTTGGAATCGCACATGGGGCAATCGACGCAGGTCACGACATCCTGCTGCGAATGAAGAAGGTGAACTTTCAGTCGCTGCAGAAGGATGCCGAATTGATCGAACAATCCGAGCACCACAAAACTTATCGGCACACCTGGAAACCCACGAAGAAGAATCGCCAGACGCAGCCAGATCTCCCGTCCGACTGCCAGTTGGATGTCTATTTGCATGAAGTCCAGGCGACCGACACGCTGACACTTTATCTGGTCAGTACGCTTGCGCAAGATGCTTTCGCGTCTGCCTCGCTATTTGAGCGACGCTACGACGTAGAAATTGACATTCGCAACTTCAAGGTGGTCATGGACGCCGAGAACATTCGCGCCAAAAGCGTCGACACATTCATGAAAGAACTCTATACGTCGGTGGTGGCTTACAACCTGACCAGCCAGCTTCGGATCGAAGCGGCGGCCTTCGAGAAAGTTCCGCCGCGTCGAATGAGCTTCAAACGAACGTGGACCACGTTTCAAACCTTCCTCCTGCGGCACATGCACACGGAGCCTGAGCGTTGGAGAATGGCCTACCAAACAGCATTGTCGATCGCCCGCAAGGACAAGCTACCGATTCGCAGCAAACGTAGTTATCGCCGCGAGGCCTACCGGAAACGCCCCAAAAACATGCAGTTTGAAAAACGCACGAAACCACCGTCTAAAATGAGAGACTCGGATCTAAAGTAA
- a CDS encoding sulfatase, which yields MRSLLQLPFSSQQVDSPLVWILRSVIVTLVALASSINVFAEKPKNVLLICVDDLRPELGCYGADYVSSPNIDSLAAKGIQFNRHFVQAPTCGASRFAMLTGCYGPSGNHALFQRAKKIAKDPTSVTPSMPRWFRDHGYTSVSVGKVSHHPGGRGGADWNEEAEIEMPGAWDRHLMPTGPWQHPRGAMHGLADGEIRKDASQMDVFQSAGGEAKYPDDLILETSLNELTTLAEDSANKPFFLAVGFIRPHLPFGAPAEYMKPYRQSVLPMIEHPNKPFGQTTWHRSGEFMRYNRWGKDPNQDAEFADAVRRHYAACVSYADANVGEVLKQLDELGLRESTVVVVWGDHGWHLGEHAIWGKHALFEESLHSPLIIHDPSMSNASQTDAIVETIDVFPTLCELANLPSPPKVDGESLVPVLKDPASSEGEAVSYAKATTIRTSTHRLISHPKGFHELYDHETDPGETKNIADENLELVQQLHQRLKERLANRQQF from the coding sequence ATGCGATCCTTGCTCCAACTGCCGTTTTCGTCTCAGCAAGTTGACTCCCCGTTGGTCTGGATCTTGCGAAGCGTGATCGTGACCCTCGTCGCGTTGGCTTCTTCGATCAACGTTTTCGCGGAGAAGCCGAAGAACGTGTTGCTGATCTGCGTCGATGACTTGCGACCTGAATTGGGCTGCTATGGAGCGGACTACGTTTCGTCGCCCAACATTGATTCGCTCGCCGCCAAAGGCATCCAGTTCAATCGCCACTTCGTTCAGGCCCCGACCTGTGGTGCATCTCGATTTGCGATGCTGACGGGTTGCTATGGCCCCTCGGGAAATCACGCGTTGTTTCAACGAGCCAAAAAGATCGCGAAGGATCCGACTTCCGTCACCCCGTCGATGCCGCGTTGGTTCCGCGATCATGGGTACACCAGCGTTTCTGTCGGCAAGGTTTCGCATCATCCCGGCGGTCGCGGCGGAGCGGACTGGAACGAAGAAGCCGAGATTGAAATGCCAGGTGCTTGGGACCGGCACCTCATGCCGACCGGGCCGTGGCAGCATCCTCGCGGAGCCATGCACGGATTGGCCGACGGCGAGATTCGCAAAGACGCCAGCCAAATGGATGTGTTCCAATCCGCAGGCGGCGAGGCGAAGTACCCCGACGATTTGATTCTGGAAACATCGCTGAACGAACTCACCACGCTGGCTGAGGACTCCGCCAACAAGCCGTTCTTTTTGGCGGTCGGGTTCATTCGTCCGCACCTGCCATTTGGGGCTCCCGCCGAGTACATGAAACCTTACCGGCAGTCCGTGTTGCCAATGATCGAGCATCCCAACAAGCCATTCGGCCAAACGACTTGGCATCGATCTGGCGAATTCATGCGTTACAACCGCTGGGGCAAGGATCCGAACCAAGACGCCGAATTCGCAGATGCGGTCCGGCGGCACTACGCCGCTTGCGTTTCTTACGCGGATGCAAACGTGGGTGAGGTGTTGAAGCAACTCGATGAGCTGGGGCTGCGAGAGTCCACCGTCGTGGTTGTTTGGGGAGACCACGGCTGGCACTTGGGCGAGCATGCGATTTGGGGCAAACACGCTTTGTTCGAGGAATCGCTGCACTCACCGCTGATCATTCACGATCCGTCGATGAGCAACGCCAGCCAAACGGACGCGATTGTGGAAACGATCGACGTGTTTCCAACGTTGTGCGAGCTGGCAAATTTGCCGTCGCCGCCAAAGGTCGATGGCGAGTCGTTGGTGCCTGTATTGAAAGACCCAGCATCATCCGAAGGTGAAGCGGTTTCGTATGCGAAGGCCACAACCATTCGCACTTCCACGCATCGTTTGATCTCGCATCCGAAGGGCTTTCATGAGCTGTACGATCACGAAACGGACCCAGGCGAAACCAAGAACATCGCCGACGAGAACCTTGAGCTCGTCCAGCAGTTGCATCAACGTTTGAAAGAACGCTTGGCCAACCGTCAGCAGTTCTGA